A portion of the Chloroflexaceae bacterium genome contains these proteins:
- a CDS encoding DUF1501 domain-containing protein, translating to MEVTRREFLVGCSAAIAALAAGRVSQLIFADPVGAAGSDEILVVVFLRGGCDGLSLLCPYDDPAYRQARGTLALPLTGQNAPLRIDPRNPSYGASSFGLNSKMPHLRELYDAGRLAMIHACGLNDDTRSHFDAMDYMERGTPGNKTTGSGWITRHLQTSGLTTGLLPAVSAGNQTPASLLAYRDAVAMSNPRSFTINTHWRYNRPEESYPLMRALENFYPGSGLNPVDVAGRRTIETIKAIRAANPGNYTPRDGVTYPGGSFGNALRTVAQLVKMEQGLRIATVDLGGWDTHENQAYSDGTGYLPDRLGMLSQGLFALYSDLVDYQNRLTIVVMSEFGRRLGRNASNGTDHGHGNVMLVLGGGVNGGRVYGQWPGLVDLDQGQDLRITTDFRVVLGEIILRRLGNPNLGAIFPGLTAQMFQPLGLVSGVDPGPIIWSGAADEEPALPEQRRDLPQRLYLPVTANC from the coding sequence GTGGAAGTGACACGACGTGAGTTTCTGGTAGGATGCAGCGCGGCGATCGCGGCCCTGGCGGCCGGTCGCGTCAGCCAGTTGATCTTTGCCGACCCGGTGGGCGCGGCTGGCAGTGATGAGATTCTGGTCGTCGTCTTTCTGCGCGGAGGTTGCGATGGGTTGAGCCTGCTCTGCCCCTACGATGACCCGGCGTACCGGCAGGCTCGCGGCACGCTCGCCCTGCCCCTGACGGGGCAGAACGCGCCCCTGCGGATCGATCCGCGCAATCCTTCCTACGGCGCCAGCAGCTTTGGCCTGAACAGCAAAATGCCCCACCTCAGGGAACTCTACGACGCCGGGCGGCTGGCGATGATCCATGCCTGTGGTCTCAACGACGACACCCGCAGCCATTTCGACGCCATGGACTATATGGAGCGCGGCACGCCAGGAAATAAGACCACCGGCAGTGGATGGATCACCCGTCACCTGCAAACCAGCGGCCTGACCACCGGGCTGCTGCCGGCGGTCTCCGCGGGCAACCAGACGCCAGCATCGCTGCTGGCCTACCGCGATGCTGTAGCGATGTCCAACCCGCGCTCGTTCACCATTAATACCCACTGGCGCTACAATCGTCCCGAAGAAAGCTATCCGCTGATGCGCGCGCTGGAGAACTTCTACCCCGGCAGCGGCCTGAACCCCGTGGACGTCGCCGGACGCCGCACTATCGAGACGATCAAGGCCATCCGCGCCGCCAATCCTGGAAACTATACGCCGCGCGATGGCGTTACCTACCCCGGTGGCTCGTTTGGCAACGCTCTGCGCACGGTGGCTCAGCTCGTCAAGATGGAGCAGGGGCTGCGCATCGCCACCGTGGACCTGGGGGGCTGGGACACCCACGAGAACCAGGCCTACAGCGATGGCACCGGCTATCTGCCCGACCGGCTGGGGATGCTCTCCCAGGGTCTGTTCGCCCTCTACAGCGACCTGGTTGACTACCAGAACCGCCTGACCATTGTGGTAATGAGCGAGTTTGGCCGGCGCCTGGGCCGCAACGCCAGCAATGGCACCGACCATGGCCACGGCAATGTGATGCTCGTTCTGGGCGGCGGCGTCAACGGCGGGCGGGTGTACGGTCAGTGGCCGGGCCTTGTGGATCTGGACCAGGGGCAGGATCTGCGGATCACCACCGATTTTCGGGTGGTGCTGGGCGAGATCATCCTGCGGCGCCTGGGCAACCCGAACCTGGGCGCAATCTTCCCCGGCCTGACCGCGCAAATGTTCCAGCCGCTCGGCCTGGTCAGCGGCGTGGACCCGGGGCCGATCATCTGGTCTGGCGCCGCCGATGAGGAACCCGCGCTGCCCGAACAGCGCCGCGATCTGCCGCAGCGCCTCTACCTGCCCGTCACGGCTAATTGCTGA
- a CDS encoding low molecular weight phosphatase family protein: protein MDEPFILIVGAADTGRAPITVALLRRLAAQRGLNWRIESAGVVGHDDDPAEPEARDALLILGLDLSAHRARSLTDELAEAARVIVTVDRGVARVVRARRPGASIAALGELAGRERDIPDPFRMQVGAWVQYAREIEALLEAGFPRLQTLVMGETPVEEGRASSAAADERPARSSDLAAPLASTAPEPRLAAVGRISRLLDLSAEMPGVINWAGARRQIEADLGVMEQPFTPDDLARPYVAVLRAMLGLCPEIPAADRCAALRAAVARLRAPIASGDLETLSRELAAFT from the coding sequence ATGGACGAACCCTTCATACTGATCGTCGGCGCCGCCGACACGGGGCGCGCCCCGATCACCGTGGCGCTGTTGCGCCGTCTGGCCGCGCAGCGCGGCCTGAACTGGCGGATTGAATCGGCCGGCGTGGTCGGCCACGACGACGATCCCGCCGAACCTGAGGCCCGCGACGCGCTGCTGATCCTGGGTCTCGATCTGAGCGCCCATCGCGCCCGCTCCTTGACCGACGAACTGGCAGAGGCGGCGCGAGTGATCGTGACGGTTGACCGCGGCGTGGCCCGTGTAGTGCGCGCGAGACGTCCCGGCGCAAGCATTGCCGCCCTGGGCGAACTCGCCGGGCGCGAGCGTGACATCCCCGATCCCTTCCGGATGCAAGTCGGCGCATGGGTGCAGTATGCGCGCGAGATTGAAGCCTTGCTGGAGGCCGGCTTCCCCCGTCTCCAGACCCTGGTTATGGGTGAGACGCCGGTGGAGGAAGGACGTGCGTCTTCCGCTGCTGCCGACGAGCGCCCCGCCCGTTCGTCAGACCTGGCTGCACCGCTTGCCTCGACGGCGCCTGAACCGCGGCTGGCCGCCGTCGGGCGTATTTCGCGCCTCCTGGATCTGAGCGCGGAGATGCCCGGCGTGATTAACTGGGCGGGCGCGCGCCGCCAGATCGAAGCCGACCTCGGCGTGATGGAACAGCCCTTCACTCCCGATGACCTGGCCCGCCCCTACGTCGCCGTCCTGCGAGCGATGCTCGGCCTCTGCCCTGAAATCCCCGCCGCCGATCGCTGTGCCGCGCTGCGGGCCGCCGTGGCGCGGCTGCGGGCGCCTATCGCCAGCGGCGATCTTGAAACCCTATCACGGGAACTGGCAGCCTTCACCTGA
- the uvrA gene encoding excinuclease ABC subunit UvrA, protein MEWIVVRGAREHNLKNIDVRLPRNRLVVITGLSGSGKSSLAFDTIFAEGQRRYVESLSTYARQFFGQIEKPDVDSITGLSPAIAIDQKSGSRNPRSTVGTVTEIYDFLRLLFARTGHPHCPQCNRPLSRQTPQQIVDALLALPDGSRVLILAPVVRGQKGEHQAVFDDLRQRGFVRARVDGEVHELDEPPKLEKYRPHTIEAVVDRLVIRHGPGNASPSGHPDRVRLSDSVEAALKLGAGQMLVQIVGGEELTFSEQYACPVHGPANLGSLEPRDFSFNNPRGACPACGGLGVVQELDPALVIPNRNKSLREGAVAPWAEGSKASRRYYDDLLGSLAEHLGFSLDAPLRTLPPEVIGALLYGTNGETLTLHYHIGGKTREVQAPFEGVIPNLRRRFAEARDDAEREALARYMTPRTCGACGGARLRPEVRAVTVAGQSIAAITRMSVAETLKWTEGLLETIEGRAVVSDPLAAGSASAGETRPVSRPILSEREKLIAAPILREIRNRLAFLCDVGLGYLELDRSAMTLSGGESQRIRLATQVGAGLSGVLYVLDEPSIGLHPRDHDRLLQTLLRLRDLGNSVLVVEHDEATIRAADWIIDIGPGAGEAGGEVVASGPLEEILAEPRSLTGQYLSGKRRIPVPQQRRSGNGKRLEIRGAREHNLQGINVSIPLGTFVVVTGVSGSGKSSLIMDTLYPKAAQVLHGARGRAGAHDAIHGLEHLDKVISIDQSPIGRTPRSNPATYTRVFDPIRALFAATPEARARGYDASRFSFNVKGGRCDACDGEGLIQVEMQFLPDLFVPCEVCGGTRYNRETLDIRYRGKTIAEVLDMTVEEASAFFARVPAINERLQALRDVGLGYLRLGQPATTLSGGEAQRIKLAGELARRATGRTLYILDEPTTGLHFADIERLLGVLQRLVDSGNTVVVIEHNLDMIKSADWVIDLGPEGGSGGGQLVGSGAPEHIAALPGSYTGAYLRACLSVSLRA, encoded by the coding sequence ATGGAATGGATCGTCGTCCGTGGCGCTCGCGAGCACAACTTGAAGAACATTGACGTGCGTCTGCCGCGCAACCGGCTCGTCGTCATCACCGGTCTGTCGGGTTCGGGCAAGAGTTCTCTGGCCTTCGATACGATCTTCGCCGAAGGGCAACGGCGGTACGTCGAGAGTCTTTCGACCTATGCGCGGCAGTTCTTCGGGCAGATCGAGAAGCCCGATGTCGACTCCATCACCGGTCTCTCGCCAGCGATTGCAATTGATCAGAAGAGCGGCAGCCGCAATCCGCGCTCGACGGTGGGCACGGTTACCGAGATCTACGACTTCCTGCGCCTGCTGTTCGCCCGCACCGGCCACCCTCACTGCCCGCAGTGCAACCGCCCGTTGAGCCGCCAGACGCCGCAACAGATCGTGGATGCGCTCCTGGCGCTCCCCGATGGCAGCCGCGTGCTGATCCTGGCTCCTGTAGTGCGCGGTCAGAAGGGTGAGCATCAGGCGGTCTTTGACGATCTGCGCCAGCGCGGCTTCGTGCGCGCGCGCGTGGATGGCGAGGTTCACGAACTGGACGAGCCGCCGAAACTGGAGAAGTACCGCCCGCACACCATTGAGGCGGTGGTGGATCGACTGGTGATCCGGCATGGGCCGGGAAACGCCTCGCCCTCCGGCCATCCTGACCGCGTGCGTCTGAGCGATTCAGTGGAGGCGGCATTGAAACTGGGCGCGGGGCAAATGCTGGTGCAGATCGTCGGCGGCGAGGAATTGACCTTCTCGGAACAGTACGCCTGCCCCGTGCACGGCCCGGCGAACCTCGGCAGCCTGGAGCCGCGCGACTTCTCGTTCAACAATCCGCGGGGAGCCTGTCCCGCCTGTGGGGGATTGGGGGTGGTCCAGGAACTCGATCCGGCGCTGGTGATTCCGAACCGGAACAAATCGCTGCGCGAAGGGGCGGTAGCGCCGTGGGCCGAGGGGAGCAAGGCCAGCCGGCGTTACTACGATGATTTGCTGGGCTCGCTGGCCGAGCACCTGGGGTTCTCGCTCGATGCTCCGCTCCGTACGCTGCCGCCCGAGGTGATCGGGGCGCTACTCTATGGCACCAACGGCGAGACCCTGACGCTGCACTACCATATCGGCGGCAAGACCCGCGAGGTGCAGGCGCCCTTTGAGGGGGTCATCCCTAACCTGCGGCGGCGTTTCGCCGAAGCCCGAGACGACGCCGAGCGCGAGGCCCTGGCCCGGTACATGACCCCGCGAACCTGCGGCGCCTGCGGCGGGGCCCGCCTCCGCCCGGAGGTGCGCGCCGTCACCGTCGCCGGTCAATCCATCGCGGCGATCACCCGGATGAGCGTGGCCGAGACGTTGAAGTGGACCGAGGGGCTGCTGGAGACGATCGAGGGCCGCGCGGTCGTGAGCGACCCGCTCGCGGCAGGGAGTGCGAGCGCCGGGGAGACGCGCCCGGTGTCGCGGCCAATCCTCAGCGAGCGCGAGAAGCTGATCGCTGCACCGATACTGCGCGAGATCCGCAACCGGCTGGCTTTTCTCTGCGACGTCGGGCTGGGCTACCTGGAGCTGGATCGCTCGGCAATGACGCTCTCCGGCGGCGAAAGCCAGCGCATCCGCCTGGCGACGCAGGTTGGCGCCGGCCTCTCAGGCGTGCTCTACGTGCTCGACGAGCCAAGCATTGGCCTGCATCCCCGTGACCACGACCGGCTGTTACAGACGCTGCTGCGCCTGCGCGATCTGGGCAACAGCGTGCTGGTGGTCGAACACGATGAAGCGACGATCCGCGCCGCCGACTGGATCATTGACATCGGCCCGGGAGCGGGCGAAGCCGGGGGCGAAGTAGTCGCCAGCGGCCCTCTAGAAGAGATCCTTGCCGAACCGCGCTCGTTGACCGGCCAGTACCTTAGCGGCAAGCGACGCATCCCTGTGCCGCAGCAGCGCCGCAGCGGCAACGGCAAGCGTCTGGAGATTCGCGGCGCCCGCGAGCATAACCTCCAGGGCATCAACGTGAGCATTCCCCTGGGAACCTTCGTGGTCGTCACCGGAGTAAGCGGCAGCGGGAAGAGCAGCCTGATTATGGACACGCTCTACCCGAAGGCGGCCCAGGTCCTGCATGGCGCACGGGGACGCGCCGGCGCCCATGACGCCATCCATGGACTCGAACATCTCGACAAGGTGATTAGCATTGATCAAAGCCCGATCGGGCGCACGCCACGCTCCAATCCCGCCACCTACACCAGGGTGTTCGACCCCATCCGCGCGCTCTTCGCCGCCACCCCCGAGGCTCGCGCACGGGGCTACGACGCCTCGCGCTTCAGTTTCAACGTCAAAGGCGGGCGCTGCGACGCCTGCGACGGCGAGGGGTTGATCCAGGTGGAAATGCAGTTCCTCCCCGACCTGTTCGTGCCCTGCGAGGTCTGTGGCGGTACGCGCTACAACCGTGAAACCCTCGATATCCGCTACCGTGGCAAGACCATCGCCGAGGTGCTGGATATGACGGTGGAAGAGGCGTCGGCCTTTTTCGCGCGGGTGCCGGCGATTAACGAGCGTCTCCAGGCCCTGCGCGACGTGGGGCTGGGCTACCTGCGGCTCGGCCAGCCCGCCACAACCCTTTCCGGCGGCGAGGCCCAGCGCATCAAACTGGCTGGCGAGCTGGCGCGGCGCGCAACCGGGCGCACGCTCTACATTCTCGACGAGCCGACCACCGGCCTTCACTTCGCCGACATCGAACGACTGCTCGGCGTGTTGCAGCGGCTGGTAGACAGCGGCAATACCGTGGTGGTGATTGAACACAACCTTGATATGATCAAGAGCGCCGACTGGGTGATTGACCTCGGCCCTGAAGGCGGCAGCGGCGGCGGCCAGCTCGTGGGCAGCGGCGCCCCTGAGCACATCGCCGCCCTTCCCGGTTCCTATACCGGCGCCTATCTGCGGGCATGCCTTTCGGTCTCGTTGAGAGCATAG
- a CDS encoding DUF1800 domain-containing protein, producing the protein MRLTRRNLLGSSVALAATAATARTLIGEPAPVLAACQVLPPASPASVALNRLAYGMRASDLAAFNALGATPDERYERWIDQQLNPATIDDSECEQLIAAVRLKIRYGTVNQARPLELLGASATELWTRANGGMNMNMDWNERVRPFNEVRVATWIRAVHSRRQLFEVLVDFWHNHFNVKATADGSIAATWPAYDRLIRTHALGNFRTFVEEVGKSVAMMLYLDNVSNRAAGGEGGNENYARELFELHTLGSDNYLKFYDNRGLIDTINYGSETFPRGYIDDDVYEAARCFTGWTIANGRDGRPNTGEFYFLADWHDTNPKTVLAVRPAPGIPPAPNIPRNQPGLTDGQQVFDLLCNHPGTARHICTKLARRLIADDPPQRVIDAAVEVWMANRRSPDQIRQVVRTIVLSPECRTTFGRKMRRPLDAMWAFLRATNARLPSDVESVDGDATRGGYWSSLFYTADQSGHQLFDWDTPTGHPDTASYWANTNSLLARWNSFYSMTQSWGGNVSIDVIGQTNLNASCREIVDEWSRRLCGFELTPRVRAELINFLAFGGDPNAPPRPTPRAPDWGAMEGVHDRVRTMVQLLAMSPEFNLR; encoded by the coding sequence ATGAGGCTGACTCGACGCAACCTGCTTGGTAGTAGCGTAGCCCTGGCGGCCACAGCCGCGACGGCGCGCACCCTGATCGGCGAGCCGGCCCCGGTCCTGGCGGCCTGCCAGGTGCTGCCCCCGGCTTCTCCGGCGAGCGTTGCGCTCAACCGGCTGGCTTACGGGATGCGCGCCAGCGATCTCGCCGCTTTTAATGCCCTGGGCGCCACCCCTGACGAGCGCTACGAACGCTGGATTGACCAGCAACTCAACCCGGCCACGATTGACGATAGCGAATGTGAGCAACTGATCGCCGCCGTGCGGCTCAAGATCCGCTACGGCACGGTCAACCAGGCCCGCCCTCTGGAGTTGCTCGGCGCCAGCGCCACGGAGTTGTGGACCCGCGCCAATGGCGGGATGAATATGAATATGGATTGGAACGAGCGGGTCAGGCCCTTCAACGAGGTACGCGTCGCCACCTGGATCCGCGCCGTTCATAGCCGGCGCCAGCTCTTCGAAGTGCTGGTGGATTTCTGGCACAACCACTTTAATGTGAAGGCCACTGCCGATGGCAGCATTGCGGCCACCTGGCCGGCTTACGACCGCCTGATCCGCACCCACGCCCTGGGGAACTTTCGCACCTTCGTGGAAGAAGTAGGCAAGAGCGTCGCCATGATGCTCTACCTGGACAATGTCAGCAACCGTGCGGCGGGGGGCGAAGGCGGCAATGAGAACTATGCCCGCGAGTTGTTCGAGTTGCACACCCTCGGCTCGGACAACTATCTTAAGTTCTACGATAACCGCGGCCTGATTGATACCATCAACTATGGCAGCGAGACCTTTCCGCGCGGCTACATTGACGACGATGTGTACGAAGCGGCTCGCTGTTTCACCGGCTGGACGATCGCTAACGGGCGCGACGGGCGTCCGAATACGGGCGAGTTCTACTTCCTCGCCGACTGGCACGACACGAATCCCAAGACTGTTCTGGCGGTGCGCCCGGCCCCGGGCATCCCGCCGGCCCCCAACATCCCTCGCAACCAGCCTGGTCTGACCGATGGCCAGCAGGTCTTCGATCTGCTCTGCAATCATCCTGGCACGGCGCGGCACATCTGCACCAAGCTCGCGCGGCGGCTCATCGCCGACGATCCGCCGCAACGGGTGATTGATGCGGCAGTCGAGGTGTGGATGGCCAATCGCCGGTCGCCCGACCAGATCCGCCAGGTGGTGCGGACCATCGTGCTGTCGCCCGAATGTCGCACTACCTTCGGGCGCAAGATGCGCCGCCCGCTAGATGCAATGTGGGCCTTTCTCCGCGCAACGAACGCGCGCCTGCCAAGCGACGTAGAGTCGGTTGATGGCGATGCGACCCGCGGCGGCTACTGGAGCAGCCTGTTCTACACCGCTGACCAGAGCGGCCACCAGCTCTTCGACTGGGACACGCCAACCGGCCATCCCGACACGGCCAGCTACTGGGCGAACACCAACAGTTTGCTGGCGCGCTGGAACAGCTTCTACTCCATGACCCAGAGCTGGGGCGGCAATGTGAGCATTGATGTCATCGGACAAACCAACCTGAATGCCTCCTGTCGCGAGATCGTGGACGAATGGAGCAGACGTCTGTGCGGGTTCGAGCTTACGCCCCGCGTGCGAGCCGAGCTGATCAACTTTCTCGCCTTTGGCGGCGACCCCAATGCACCGCCGCGCCCGACGCCGCGCGCCCCGGATTGGGGCGCGATGGAGGGCGTCCACGACCGGGTGCGCACGATGGTGCAACTCCTGGCCATGAGTCCCGAATTTAACCTGCGCTAG
- a CDS encoding DNA recombination protein RmuC, with translation MDLFVVLVAVAGGVIAGAFVAWLMLARLGVNGLSEQRIRDMFASLSQEALRANSSDFNERARREIEALTAPLKATLDEQQRKLEDLERERQKAYGSIEQQLHRMTQDQRLLQQETARLVSSLRQPQIRGRWGEIQLRRVVELAGMSEHCDFAEQESVSSGGKAQRPDLVVRLPNQRVIVVDAKAPLDAYLKAHECQDDGEAGKYLKEHADRIKNHIKEMGKRDYQSAIDGAFEFLVLFIPGEPFYRAALEHDPELIDFAFQHKVVLASPTTLIALLRTIAQGWREARLAENARKIRDEGEKVYRALSRVAEHVGNLGKALGGSVAKYNDLIGSLDRTLFQSAKRLRELDIGNDELQIPETIEDAPRSFSRPELLGASVNGNEGALPDMLNRHLSDASNETLNGRLPEGVPAQEAGQARPALRRLRPNGTGEMGHP, from the coding sequence ATGGACCTGTTCGTCGTGCTTGTCGCTGTTGCAGGTGGTGTCATCGCTGGCGCGTTCGTCGCCTGGCTGATGCTCGCCCGTCTGGGCGTCAATGGTCTGTCCGAGCAACGCATTCGCGACATGTTCGCCAGTCTCAGCCAGGAGGCGCTGCGGGCGAATAGCAGCGATTTCAACGAGCGCGCGCGGCGCGAGATCGAGGCGCTAACCGCGCCCCTCAAGGCCACGCTGGATGAACAGCAACGCAAACTTGAGGATCTGGAGCGCGAACGGCAGAAGGCTTACGGCAGCATCGAGCAGCAATTACACCGAATGACCCAGGACCAGCGGCTGCTCCAGCAAGAGACTGCCAGACTGGTGAGCAGCCTGCGCCAGCCGCAGATCCGCGGACGGTGGGGCGAGATCCAGCTTCGCAGGGTGGTCGAACTAGCCGGAATGAGCGAGCACTGCGATTTTGCGGAGCAGGAGTCTGTAAGCAGTGGAGGTAAAGCGCAGCGCCCGGACCTGGTGGTGCGCCTGCCCAACCAGCGGGTCATTGTAGTAGATGCCAAAGCGCCCCTGGACGCCTATCTCAAGGCCCACGAATGCCAGGATGACGGCGAAGCTGGAAAATATCTCAAAGAGCACGCCGACCGTATCAAGAACCACATTAAGGAGATGGGAAAGCGCGATTATCAGAGTGCAATTGATGGCGCTTTCGAGTTCCTGGTGTTGTTCATTCCGGGCGAGCCTTTCTACCGCGCGGCCCTGGAACACGATCCCGAACTGATTGATTTTGCGTTCCAGCATAAAGTTGTGCTGGCCAGCCCTACTACTCTGATCGCCCTGCTCAGGACGATTGCCCAGGGATGGCGGGAGGCCCGTCTGGCGGAGAACGCCCGCAAGATCAGGGACGAGGGAGAGAAGGTCTACAGAGCACTGAGCAGAGTAGCCGAGCACGTTGGCAATCTCGGCAAGGCGCTTGGTGGCAGTGTAGCAAAATACAATGACCTGATCGGAAGTCTGGATCGCACGCTGTTCCAGAGCGCGAAGCGTCTGCGCGAGCTGGACATCGGCAACGACGAGCTGCAAATCCCCGAAACCATCGAGGACGCGCCTCGCTCCTTCAGTCGCCCGGAATTGCTAGGGGCGTCGGTGAATGGCAATGAAGGCGCCTTGCCGGATATGCTCAACAGACACCTGTCCGACGCCTCGAACGAGACCCTCAACGGCCGGCTGCCCGAAGGCGTCCCTGCGCAGGAAGCCGGCCAGGCCCGGCCGGCTCTGCGGCGCCTGCGCCCCAACGGGACGGGGGAAATGGGGCATCCATAG
- a CDS encoding peptidoglycan DD-metalloendopeptidase family protein, translated as MPRSHAFLPCRSIETRPVPFRWLLALLALLLALFSSIAPRTVQAAPVLILPTPPGEDWRIIQGYACGTHNGWDRYSLDLAQVNGPTYDAPIRAAAGGAVWYWEWRSGTLILRHSASFFTMYTHLARAVSTQPGRYFQAGETLGFAGDRGSPGVPHLHFTAYTARGDGWSGKQSVPLRFAEGIDLPEIGGCNQHGGKIVRAASIKAPEVAFQSAAQPGQWYAGDQRIEFVVAWGGGGLSQAWNQAPPADAPMFARVTDGYAQLADAGEGMHTLKVRAWGPDGRVTLAEFGPVGYDVTPPHPPAPIGDLAAPTGPVALQWPPASDAHSGVKGYRVYVGPNPEGTSEWFTTEPAVRTEPLAPGRYLLRVQALDVAGNAGQWVTLGAVTVGP; from the coding sequence TTGCCACGTTCGCATGCGTTTCTGCCATGCCGCAGCATCGAGACCCGTCCTGTACCGTTCCGTTGGCTTCTTGCGCTGCTGGCGCTTCTCCTTGCGCTGTTTTCGAGCATTGCTCCCCGCACGGTCCAGGCCGCGCCGGTCCTGATCCTGCCGACCCCGCCGGGGGAAGACTGGCGTATCATCCAGGGCTACGCCTGTGGCACCCACAACGGCTGGGATCGCTACTCTCTCGACCTGGCTCAGGTCAACGGTCCAACCTACGATGCGCCCATCCGCGCCGCAGCCGGGGGCGCGGTCTGGTACTGGGAATGGCGCAGCGGCACGCTGATCCTGCGCCACAGCGCAAGCTTCTTCACCATGTACACCCATCTGGCCCGGGCCGTCTCTACCCAGCCGGGGCGCTACTTCCAGGCCGGCGAGACTCTGGGGTTCGCCGGGGATCGCGGTTCGCCGGGGGTGCCGCACCTGCACTTTACCGCCTACACCGCCCGCGGCGATGGCTGGAGCGGCAAGCAGTCAGTGCCGCTGCGCTTTGCTGAAGGGATCGATTTGCCGGAGATCGGCGGGTGCAACCAGCATGGCGGAAAGATCGTTCGCGCAGCGTCAATCAAAGCGCCCGAAGTGGCCTTCCAGAGCGCGGCGCAGCCAGGCCAGTGGTATGCCGGCGACCAGCGCATCGAGTTCGTCGTGGCCTGGGGCGGGGGCGGTCTCAGCCAGGCCTGGAACCAGGCCCCGCCAGCCGACGCCCCGATGTTCGCCCGCGTCACCGATGGCTATGCTCAGCTCGCCGACGCCGGCGAAGGCATGCACACGCTGAAGGTGCGGGCCTGGGGGCCAGATGGCCGGGTGACCCTGGCCGAGTTCGGGCCGGTAGGCTACGATGTGACGCCCCCGCATCCGCCGGCGCCCATCGGCGATCTCGCCGCCCCCACCGGCCCGGTGGCGCTGCAATGGCCGCCCGCCAGCGATGCGCACTCAGGTGTGAAGGGCTATCGCGTCTACGTCGGTCCCAATCCAGAGGGCACATCCGAATGGTTCACCACCGAACCGGCGGTAAGAACCGAGCCCCTGGCGCCGGGCCGCTACCTGCTGCGCGTCCAGGCCCTGGATGTGGCGGGGAACGCCGGTCAGTGGGTCACGCTCGGCGCAGTGACGGTGGGACCGTAA
- a CDS encoding SDR family oxidoreductase gives MNKRQPSLHGRVAVITGSTRGIGRAIAETYGRAGARVVVSSSRAEAVARTIGELRASGVTCEGVACDVSDREQVCALFRYAIDAFGHIDIWVNNAAISGPFAYTLDVPPEEWERVIRVNLFGCLYGCQAVLPHMLQRRYGKIINVTGGGYKRAQRFLSAYSASKAGIVRLTEGLAREYEPQKAFLSINVLAPGIVPTDMTTQWAPIGSAAEALSAFPRIMRIFGTTAEETAAMALRMASSATDGVTGKVYEIMPRHRALWRMAQAAMGRR, from the coding sequence ATGAACAAGCGACAGCCTTCACTCCACGGTCGAGTGGCGGTGATTACCGGCAGTACACGGGGGATTGGACGGGCTATCGCCGAGACCTACGGCCGCGCCGGCGCGCGGGTAGTGGTCTCGTCATCGCGGGCGGAGGCCGTCGCGCGCACCATCGGCGAGTTGCGCGCCAGCGGCGTCACCTGCGAAGGCGTCGCCTGCGACGTGAGCGACCGCGAGCAGGTCTGCGCGCTCTTTCGCTATGCGATTGACGCCTTTGGCCATATTGACATCTGGGTCAACAACGCGGCCATTTCCGGGCCGTTCGCCTACACCCTCGACGTGCCGCCGGAGGAATGGGAACGGGTGATCCGCGTCAACCTGTTCGGCTGCCTGTACGGCTGCCAGGCCGTGCTGCCGCATATGCTCCAGCGGCGCTACGGCAAGATCATCAACGTCACCGGAGGCGGCTACAAGCGCGCCCAGCGCTTTCTGAGCGCCTACAGCGCCTCCAAGGCGGGGATCGTGCGGCTCACCGAGGGGCTGGCTCGCGAGTACGAGCCGCAGAAGGCGTTCCTCTCGATCAATGTCCTCGCGCCGGGCATTGTGCCCACGGATATGACCACGCAGTGGGCGCCGATCGGGTCGGCCGCCGAGGCCCTCAGCGCCTTCCCGCGCATCATGCGCATCTTCGGCACCACGGCGGAAGAAACTGCGGCCATGGCCCTCCGCATGGCCTCCTCGGCCACCGATGGGGTTACGGGCAAGGTCTACGAAATCATGCCCCGCCACCGCGCGCTCTGGCGTATGGCCCAGGCGGCGATGGGAAGACGATAG